A portion of the Rhodococcus pseudokoreensis genome contains these proteins:
- a CDS encoding LLM class F420-dependent oxidoreductase yields MELRIFTEPQQGATYDELLAVAQAAERFGYGAFFRSDHYLAMNTEGLPGPTDAWITLAGIARETSTIRLGTLVTSATFRYPGPLAVSVAQVDQMSGGRVDLGIGAGWYEEEHQAYGIPFPPLKERFERLEESLAVITGLWRTPLGETFSYDGTHLTVKNSPALPKPRQPQGPPVLIGGTGKKKTPALAAKYANEFNVPFQSIDETRDVFDRVRIACKTIDRDPEELVYSNALVLCCGRTEEEIAKRALNIGREVSELRENGLAGSPAELVDKIGRYAEAGSQRIYLQTLDLGDLDHLELVASEVVPQLS; encoded by the coding sequence ATGGAGTTGCGAATCTTTACCGAACCCCAGCAGGGTGCCACCTACGACGAACTTCTGGCGGTGGCGCAGGCCGCCGAACGTTTCGGGTACGGCGCGTTCTTCCGCTCGGATCACTACCTCGCGATGAACACCGAGGGCCTGCCCGGACCGACGGATGCGTGGATCACGCTGGCGGGCATCGCCCGCGAGACGTCGACGATCCGTCTCGGCACCCTCGTCACGTCCGCGACGTTCCGGTACCCGGGGCCGCTGGCGGTCTCGGTGGCGCAGGTGGATCAGATGAGCGGCGGTCGCGTCGACCTCGGCATCGGCGCCGGCTGGTACGAGGAGGAGCACCAGGCGTACGGCATCCCGTTCCCGCCGCTGAAGGAGCGGTTCGAGCGGCTCGAGGAGTCCCTCGCCGTGATCACCGGACTGTGGCGCACCCCGCTCGGGGAGACGTTCTCCTACGACGGGACGCACCTGACGGTCAAGAATTCGCCGGCACTCCCGAAGCCGCGGCAGCCGCAGGGTCCGCCCGTCCTGATCGGCGGCACCGGTAAGAAGAAGACCCCCGCGCTGGCCGCGAAGTACGCGAACGAGTTCAACGTCCCGTTCCAGTCGATCGACGAGACGCGGGACGTGTTCGACCGGGTCCGGATCGCATGCAAGACGATCGACCGCGACCCCGAGGAACTGGTGTATTCCAACGCGCTCGTCCTGTGCTGCGGGCGGACGGAGGAGGAGATCGCGAAGCGCGCCCTGAACATCGGACGCGAGGTCAGCGAACTGCGGGAGAACGGACTCGCCGGGTCGCCCGCCGAACTCGTCGACAAGATCGGCCGTTACGCGGAGGCCGGGTCGCAGCGGATCTACCTGCAGACCCTCGACCTCGGCGACCTCGACCACCTGGAACTGGTCGCCAGTGAGGTCGTCCCGCAGCTGAGCTAG
- a CDS encoding DUF3303 domain-containing protein: MKYVITWTVREGGSAAENEEAARRSLEVFARWTPAEGADFHHFLGRLDGNGGFAFVEADDPNDILDGPTKFGPFFEFHVYPVADIAVTTQAAQHAVEFRGAIS, translated from the coding sequence ATGAAGTACGTGATTACGTGGACGGTGCGTGAGGGCGGTTCCGCCGCCGAGAACGAGGAGGCCGCGCGGCGGAGCCTCGAAGTGTTCGCGAGATGGACGCCGGCCGAGGGGGCAGACTTCCATCATTTCCTCGGCCGCCTGGACGGCAACGGGGGATTCGCCTTCGTCGAGGCGGACGATCCGAACGACATCCTGGACGGTCCGACGAAGTTCGGGCCCTTCTTCGAGTTCCACGTCTACCCGGTCGCCGACATCGCCGTCACCACGCAGGCCGCGCAGCACGCGGTCGAGTTCCGGGGCGCGATCAGCTGA
- a CDS encoding AraC family transcriptional regulator, with product MDPLAGLISGPRAAGAFVLRSIMEPPWSLQIDDHAPLSLVAMGRGEAWILPHTGEPVQLTEGDVAIIRGPERYVVADHPDTPPHVIINPDQSCTTLRGEPLAEAMDLGVRTWGNSANGRTVMLTGTYQTPGEISRRLLSALPELVVQRRADWDSRLVTLMHDEVVRDEPGQEAVLDRLLDLLLIAVLRAWFARPAADTPSWVRAQGDPVVGKAMRILQNNPSHQWTVESLAAETGLSRAALARRFTELVGEPPMTFLAGWRLSLAADLLREPDATVASVAQRVGYGSAFALSAAFKRVRGMSPKEHREMAGSR from the coding sequence GTGGATCCCCTCGCCGGTCTCATCAGTGGTCCCCGCGCCGCCGGAGCGTTCGTGCTCCGGTCGATCATGGAACCGCCGTGGTCGCTGCAGATCGACGACCACGCGCCGCTCAGCCTCGTCGCGATGGGCCGCGGCGAAGCCTGGATCCTCCCGCACACCGGCGAACCGGTGCAGCTCACCGAAGGCGACGTCGCGATCATCCGCGGACCCGAGCGGTACGTCGTCGCCGACCACCCGGACACCCCGCCGCACGTGATCATCAACCCCGACCAGAGTTGCACGACGCTCCGCGGTGAACCGCTCGCCGAGGCGATGGACCTCGGCGTGCGCACCTGGGGCAACAGCGCGAACGGCCGCACCGTCATGTTGACCGGCACGTACCAGACCCCCGGCGAGATCAGCCGGCGACTCCTGTCCGCGCTCCCCGAACTCGTCGTGCAGCGCCGCGCCGACTGGGACTCCCGGCTCGTCACCCTCATGCACGACGAAGTGGTGCGCGACGAACCCGGGCAGGAAGCGGTCCTCGACCGACTCCTCGATCTGCTGCTGATCGCCGTGCTGCGCGCCTGGTTCGCGAGGCCGGCGGCCGATACGCCGTCCTGGGTGCGGGCGCAGGGCGACCCGGTGGTCGGCAAGGCGATGCGCATCCTGCAGAACAATCCCTCACACCAGTGGACGGTGGAGTCGCTCGCCGCGGAAACCGGACTGTCGCGGGCAGCCCTGGCGCGTCGGTTCACGGAACTCGTCGGTGAACCGCCCATGACCTTCCTCGCAGGCTGGCGGCTGTCCCTCGCCGCGGATCTGCTCCGCGAACCCGACGCGACGGTCGCGTCGGTGGCGCAGCGGGTGGGGTACGGAAGTGCATTCGCGCTGAGTGCGGCGTTCAAACGCGTGCGCGGAATGAGCCCGAAGGAGCATCGTGAGATGGCGGGGAGCAGATGA